TCGTTATGAATGGCCGGGAATCCAGGGTTAAAGAGTGGAACCCTACCGGGGTTCCATCTGCCCTCCGACAAGGGCATAATATTTTCCCCCTGCGGACACCAGTTCTGAATGGGTCCCCTGCTCCACGACCCGGCCGCCTTCCAGAACCACGATCTGATCGGCATTCTTCACGGTGCTCAGCCTGTGGGCTGCTATCACCACGGTCTTCCCCTCGAAAAATGACCTGAGATTGCCCATGATGACGGACTCGTTTCCGGCATCGAGAGCATTCGTCGCCTCGTCGAAGAACAGGAATCCGGGATTTTTGTAAATCGCTCTCGCGATAAGGATCCGCTGCCTTTGTCCCTGGCTCAGGCCGTGACCATCGTTCCCTATCAGCGTCTCGTATTTCTGCGGAAGGGATTCGATGAATTCTTCTAAATTCGCCATTCGGGCGGCATTTCTCACACCCTCCGGGTCCGGTTCATCTCCTGACAGGGCGATATTCGCGGAAATGGTGTCGGAGAAAATATACCCGTCCTGCATCACTGCCCCGCAGCACCTCCTCCATTCGCCGGGAGGAACTGAAGAGAGGGGAACGGAGCCGAGAAAAATTTCTCCTTCCGAAGGACGGTAGATGCCGAGAAGAAGCTTTAAAAAGGTCGTCTTCCCGCACCCGCTTTCCCCGACTACAGCCGTGGTCATTCCGTTCCGGACCGTTATCGACACCGAATCGAGCGCGTTGCCCGTATTCTCTCCGCCGTACCGGAAGGAGACGTTCTTCAGAATGACATCGGCCGAGGGAGAAATTTCCCCATTCCTTTCTCCCCCTTCGTCTTCTTCATCCGGGAGGGAGCGGACGGACTGGATTCTCTCGAAACTGACCGAGGCATCCTGGGCCTCGGTGAAAAAATGGAACAGGAAGTCTACGGGTCCGCCCAGCTGTCCAAGAATGAACTGGATCCCGAGCATGGTCCCGAGGGTGATGTCACCGTCCAGGACGGACCGGGCCGCCAGGTACGAAATAAGGACATACTGGGCCTCCCGGATCAGGGAACATCCGAGCAGCTGCCCCTGTCCGATTGCCAGTCCCCTGCGCTTTGCACCGGCAAGTTTTTCCTGCAGCGAATGCCAGGCATCCGTTTTCTTTTCCTCGCACTGATTGAGCCGGATGTCCTGCATCCCCATCACGAACTGTATCACCGCATCCTGGCTCCTGCCCATCCACAGGAATTTCTGATAATCGATCCTTCTTCTCGCGGAAAGGAAAAGGCGTGCCCACAGGACGTACAGTATTGTTCCGGCAAGAAAAACGAAGAACGTTGCCCTGCTGTAGAAAA
The genomic region above belongs to Aminivibrio sp. and contains:
- a CDS encoding peptidase domain-containing ABC transporter; this translates as MIFRKSFPFCRQRDMMDCGPACLQMICRHFGRSFSLPYLREKSEAGRDGTSFGSLRRAGEALGLRGRYLRVSFSCLEEEALLPCIVPWDRNHFVVLWKTGNGKMHIMDPADGERVVDCGEFRSRWSGGEDEGFLLFFEPAERFRSHREPEREKEKNMLSLAPLMAPYVRLLASIGLAMLLTSAIQMTLPFLTRIAVDRGIGTGDITILKAVFLGQALLVSGRTCAHFFREWALFFVSTPVNINLVRAFLEKLAHLPLRYFDVKKLGDILQRLQDHNRVESFLSRSVLGILMAALNVAVYGIVLFFYSRATFFVFLAGTILYVLWARLFLSARRRIDYQKFLWMGRSQDAVIQFVMGMQDIRLNQCEEKKTDAWHSLQEKLAGAKRRGLAIGQGQLLGCSLIREAQYVLISYLAARSVLDGDITLGTMLGIQFILGQLGGPVDFLFHFFTEAQDASVSFERIQSVRSLPDEEDEGGERNGEISPSADVILKNVSFRYGGENTGNALDSVSITVRNGMTTAVVGESGCGKTTFLKLLLGIYRPSEGEIFLGSVPLSSVPPGEWRRCCGAVMQDGYIFSDTISANIALSGDEPDPEGVRNAARMANLEEFIESLPQKYETLIGNDGHGLSQGQRQRILIARAIYKNPGFLFFDEATNALDAGNESVIMGNLRSFFEGKTVVIAAHRLSTVKNADQIVVLEGGRVVEQGTHSELVSAGGKYYALVGGQMEPR